GTCGGCCTGGGCCACGGGGGTGGGGTCGTGCAGCACGGGGTTGTCGTAGCGGCCCAGGTCGCCCGAAAACACCAGGTGGCGGCGCTGGTGCTCGCCCTGCACCGTCACTTCGGCCAGGGCCGAGCCCAGGATGTGGCCGGCGTCGCGGAACGTAACCGTGAGCAGGCCGCCAAGCAGGGCCAGCGGCGCGTCGTAGGCCACGCTTTCCACCAGCGTGAGCACGTGCTCCACGTCGGCCTGGGTGTAGAGCGGCAGGGCCGGGTGGTGGCGCGAATAGCCTTTCTGATTGGCGTAGGCGGCTTCTTCTTCCTGCAGCTTGGCCGAGTCGAGCAGCATGATGCTGAGCAGGTCGGCGGTGGCCTCGGTGCACAGAATGCGGCCCCGGAAGCCGTCTTTCACCAGCTTGGGCAGGTAGCCGCTGTGGTCGATGTGGGCGTGGGTCAGGATGACGGCCTCCACTTCGGCCGGCGCCAGGGGCAGCTTCTCGCGGTTGCGCAGGCGCAGCTCCTTGAAGCCCTGAAACAGGCCGCAGTCGACCATGACGCGGTGCCGGGCGGCGGCGCTTTCCAGCGTGAGCAGGTATTTGGAGCCCGTGACGCAGTGAGCCGCCCCCAGAAATTGCAGATGAACGTTCATGGACCTGAGGCTGAAGAAGATGATAATGCAAAGGTTCCCGCCGTTCCGGCCGACAAAACATGAGCAATGTCAGTCGCTTGGCTAATTTTGCGCAGGTCCGCCGCCCGGATTAGGCCGGAGCTTTGTCGCAGGAAATCCCCCATTTTTTGCCCCGCCTCATGGACGCCTCCCTGCTCATTCTCACCGATTTCTTTCAGGCCGCCAACAAGGCCCTGGACTACGCCACCAACCTGACCGGCCCGCTGGGCGCCCGCCTGGTGCTGCTGCACGTGCGCCGCGACTCCCTCCTCGACCCCGAAGCTTTCACGGGCGGCATCTCCAACCTGAGCCAGGATGCCATCCGGCTGGCCCTCAACAGCGTGGCCGACAGCCTGCCCGTGCCCGTGGTGGCCGAGGTGGGCCACGGCCGCGTGGCCTTCGCCGTGGCCGACGCCGTGAGCCGCCACCACCCCCTGCTGGTGGTGCTGGGCCGCCCCGATTACTCCGACACGCCCGACGAGCTGGTGCAAACCACCTCCCTCGACCTACTGCGCACCGCCCCCTACCCCATGCTGGTGGTGCCCCACGGCGTGAGCTCCACGGCCCCGCCCCGCCGCGTGCTGCTGGCCACCGACGGCGGCCCCTTCTCGCTGGGCGAGCACGCCGGCACCGCCCGCCACCTGCTGGCCGCCCTTGGGGCCGACATCACCGTGTTTCACGTGGTGCCCGAAACCGGGCCCGACGAGTTGCCGCCCCTGGTGCTCGACTCGGTGATGCGCACCGGGCTCATGCTGGACCTGCCCCCGGCCCAGTGCCGCACCGTGGTCAGCGAGCAGGCCGCCGCCGGCATCCTCAACGCCGCCCAGCCCGCCGACTACGACCTGGTGGTGCTCATTGCCCGGCGCCGCAGCTTCATGGGCAACCTGTTCCACCACAGCGTGACGGCCCAGGTAATGCTCGAAAGCAAGCTGCCCGTGCTGGTGCTGCCCGCGGAGTAGCCCACGCAGATAAAACCACAAAAGCCCTTCGGCCGTGCGCCGAAGGGCTTTTGTGGTTTTATCTGCGGAGGAAACGCCACTCGTTGCAAGCGGCCGAACGGCCGCCCACTTAGCGCAGCAGCGGGGCCACGCGGGTGCCCAGCAGCTCGGTAGCGCGCAAAATTTTCTCGTGCGGCAGCACGGCCACGTCCATCTGAAACGTGACCCGCGAAATGCCGCCCAGGGCCTCGGCGTGGCGCAGAATCTTGGCCGCCACTTCCTCGGGGTTGCCCACCAGCAGCGCCCCGAGCGGCCCGGCCTGGGCGTCGAAGTGATAGCGCGTGAGGGGACTGCCGCCCCGCTCGCGGGCCCGCTTGCTGAAGGTTTCGAGGTAGCCGGGCACGAAGTCGGCCACGGCTCCTTCGGTGGTGGGAGCCACGTAGCCCAGCGAGTGCAGGCCGACTTTCAACTGCTCGGGCGCGTGGCCGGCGCGGCGGCCCGCCTCCCGGTAGAGGTCGACGAGGGGCCGGAAGCGGTGGGTATCGCCCCCAATGATGGCCACCATCAGCGGCAGGCCCAGGGCCCCGGCCCGCACAAACGACTCGGGCGTGCCACCCACGCCCAGCCAGATGGGCAGCTGCGCCTGCGCCGGGCGCGGGTACACGCCCTGCCCCGTGAGTGCGGGCCGGTACTGGCCCTGCCAGCGGATTTTTTCGGTGTCGCGGATGGCCAGCAGCAGGTCCAGCTTTTCAGCAAACAGCTCGTCGTAGTCGTTGAGGCTGAAGCCGAACAACGGAAACGCTTCCGTTGATGACCCGCGGCCCACCACCATTTCGGCGCGGCCCTGCGAAATCAGGTCCAGCGTGGCGTATTCCTGAAACACCCGCACGGGGTCGGCGGCCGAGAGCACCGTGACGGCGCTCGTCAGCCGGATGCGCTGCGTGCGCGCCGCGGCGGCGGCCAGAATCACGGCCGGGGCCGAGTCGAGGTATTCGGCCCGGTGGTGCTCGCCGATGCCAAACACGTCGAGGCCCACCTGGTCGGCGCGCTCAATGCGTTCGAGCAGCAGGCGCATGGCCTCCAGCCCGCTCAAGGGCGTGCCGCCATTCTGGAGCAGGTGCGAGGCGAAACTATCAATGCCAACTTCCATGAGAACTGATAAACTTCAGGGATGAACGGCTAAAGCCGTGATAAAAACTTATCAAATGTACATACATAAAATGTACATACATTGTTCAACCGAATAAATAATTATTCTCGATAGATGTAGTAGGGAAATTGTGGCGCACAAAAGACTAAGCGGCATTAGAGTCGTTGCAAAAACAACTCTAATGCCGCTATCCACGCCGTGCCGCAGTAATTACTGCTTAGCCGGCCCGGCCTCGACTAAGCAGCCGGCTCGGCACGTAGCAGCAGTCGGATGCCCCACGGGTCGGTGACGAGGGGCCCGGCGGGGGTGGCCTCGGCCGGGTAGCCGGCGGCTTGCAGGCGGGCCGCGGCGGCATCGCGGGTGGCGGCATCGGGCAACCACAGTTCCCAGCGGAGCAGGCGGGCATCGGCTGCGGTGGCGGCGGGCGAGCTGGCTGCCCACACGTTGAGCCCCAGGTGGTGGTGGTAGCCGCCCGCCGCCACAAACAAGGCCCCCGACAGGTTCCAGGTCATGACGTCGAAGCCCAGCGCCTCGTGGTAAAAAGCGGCTGCCCGGGCCAAATCGCCCGTGTAGAAATGCAGGTGGCCCATGGTGGTGCCGGCCGGCAGGCCCTGCCAGGGCGTGTCGCCGGCCGCCTGCAGCACGCCCGCCGCATCGAGCGGGTCGAGGGCCGACTGCACCTCGCCCTGCGCCGACACCCACCACTCGGCGCGGGGCCGGTCGCGGTACACTTCGATGGTGAAGCCGTCGGGGTCGGTGAGGTAGGTGGCCTCGCTGTAGCGGTGGTCGGACGAGCCCACGTGCACGCCCAGCGCCTGGGCGTGCCGCAGGAACCGGCCGAGGTCGGCGCGGGTGGGCAGCAGCAGGGCAAAGTGGTAGATGCCCAGACGGCCGCGCCGCGGCACGGGGCGGGCGTCGGGCTGCTCGTAGAGGGCCACCAGCACGTCGGAGCGGCCGGCCACGCCCAGCTCAGCCGTGGCATACGGGCCGTCAGCAGCCGAGGTGCGGCGCAGCCGCTGAAAGCCGAGCACGCCTTCGTAAAAGGCCAACGAGCGGTCAAGGCTGGCCACGGTCAGATGCACGGTGCCCAGGCGGATGGCAGCCGGCAGCTCGGCGGGCGGGTGAATGCCGATGCGCTCGGCGGGCATAGCAGGATAAGGCAGCAGGTTCGTGGACATGGCAGGTAGGAAAGTGGGAAATACGCCGGGAGTCAGCTAATACTCCGCTAAGCACACGACAAAGGTTGCCCGCTGCCCCACCCCGGCGCCTTATCCTAGGATAAGAAATGTAGGCTTGCATAGCCACGCTTCCCGGCTCGCCTTCCCGAGCTACAGCTGCCGCCGCACCCGGCTCAGCGACTCGGGCGTGATGCCCAGGTAGGAGGCAATGACGTGCTGCGGCACCCGCTGCACAATGGAGGGATGTTGGTGCACAAAGTGCTGGTATTTCTCGGCCGCCGTCTGGCTCAACGAGGCGTTCACCCGCTCCTGAAGGGCCACGTAGCGGCTTTGCATAAGCAGGCGCATGTAGCGCTCAAACAGGGAGCATTCGGCGTAGATGGTTTCTAGGTCGGCCTGCGCCAGCAGCAGCACCTGCGAGTCTTCCAGCGCGTCGATGTTCAGGGTGCTGGGCTGCTGCGTCAGAAAGCTGTATAAGTCGGATACCCACCAGTCTTCCGGGGCAAACTGCAGCGTGTGCTCCTGCCCCTGGGCATTGAGCGAATAGCTGCGCAGACAGCCTTTCGTCACAAAAGCCAGGTCGGTACACACGGCGCCGGCCACCAGCAGGTGCTGCCGCTTGTCCAGAGCCAGGGGCCGCACGTGCCGCTCAAAAACAGCAAAGTCGGCGGTGGTAATAGGCACGCGGGCCTGCAGGTGGGCCCGCAGCAGTTCGAGGGCAGAAGGAAGCGCCATGCCGTGAAGGTAGCCACGCCGCTGCCCCGCCCCGTGCCCCGGCCTGGCGCTAAGGGACCCGACTTCCTTGGCCGGTCGGCTGCATTCGGGTGCCTTAGGGCCAGGCCGGGGCTCCTTGGCTGGATATGCAGCAATAAAAAAAGCCCGTTTCCAAGTTGGAAACGGGCTTTCTGGTGGCCACGTTAGGAATCGAACCTAAATCAAGAGCTTCGGAAACTCTCATACTATCCGTTGTACGACGTGGCCGGTACGTGATAGGACTGCAAAAGTAGCCTTAAAAGCGCATGGCTACCAAATAGCTTGGGCAAATTCCTCGGTCCGGCTGGCCGGGCGGCACAACCCCGGCGCCCCAAAACCAGTTAAGCCAGTACCATACCGATTGAAAATCCCATCACCTCCCGCTCTGTTTTTATGAAGAAGAACCTGTATACGGCCGATGCCTCGGCCGTGGGTGGCCGCAGCGGCCACGTTCGCTCCGCCACCGGCGTCATCGACCTGGAAATGTCGGTTCCCGAGGGCCTGGGCGGCAAAAATGGCGCCACCAACCCCGAAGAGCTGTTTGCCGCCGGCTACGCCTCGTGCTTTCAGCAGGCCCTGCTGGTCACGGCCCAGCGCAACGGCGACACCCTCGACAAGGAAAGCACCGTGACGTGCTCCGTCACGCTCTTTCAGGAAGGCGAAGGCTACGGCCTGAGCGCCATTCTGGACGTCGACCTGAAGAAATTTGACGAAGCCAAAACCATCGACATGGTGCGTTACGCCCACAAAATCTGCCCCTACTCGGTGGGTACCCGCGGCAACATGGAAGTGGAGCTGCGCGTGCAAGGCAAGCCCGTGCCAGTACAAGCCGAAGAAAACGCCGGCGTGGCCGGGAAATAGTTGTTCGTTGCTCGTTATCCGTTGTTAGCACAACGAACAGCCTCAATAAAAAGGCCCGCCTGACGACTCAGGCGGGCCTTTTGGCTGCTAACAACTAGCAACGAACAACTGACAACTAGGCGTTGGCCAGCACTTCTTTCACGCGGGCGGCGGCGTCTTTCAGCAGCACGGCCGACGACACTTTCAGGCCGCTCTCGTCGATGATGCGGGCGCCTTCTTCGGCGTTGGTGCCTTGCAGGCGCACGATGATGGGCACGCGGATGTCGCCGATGGCTTTGTAAGCCTCCACCACGCCGTTGGCCACCCGGTCGCAACGCACGATGCCGCCGAAGATGTTAATCAGGATGGCCTTCACGTTCGGGTCCTTCAGGATGATGCGGAAGCCGGCTTCCACCGTCTGGGCGTTGGCTCCACCGCCTACGTCGAGGAAGTTGGCGGGCTCGCCGCCGCTCAGCTTGATGATGTCCATGGTGGCCATGGCCAGGCCGGCGCCGTTCACCATGCAGCCCACGTTGCCGTCGAGCTTCACGTAGTTCAGGCTGTTGTTTGAAGCCTCCACTTCCAGCGGGTCTTCCTCGTTGAGGTCGCGCAGGGCCAGGAAATCCTTGTGGCGGTAGAGGGCGTTTTCGTCCAGCGTCACCTTGGCGTCCACGGCCAGGATTTTGTTGTCCGAGGTTTTCAGCACGGGGTTGATTTCGAACATGCTGGAATCGGTTTCGTCGTAGGCCTTGTAGAGGGCCGTCACGAACTTCACCATTTCCTTCTGCGCCTCGCCTTCCAGGCCCAGGTTGAACGCAATTTTGCGGGCCTGGAAGCCCTGCAGGCCCACGGCGGGGTCCACGTGCTCGCGGTGGATTTTCTCGGGATGGGCCTCGGCCACTTCCTCGATGTCCATGCCGCCCTCGGTGGTGTAGATGATGACGTTTTTACCCAGCGTGCGGTCGAGCAGCACGCTCATGTAGTATTCTTTGGTTTCGCTCGGGCCGGGGTAGTACACGTCCTGGGCCACCAGCACCTTGTGCACCTTGCGGCCTTCGGCACCGGTCTGCTTGGTCACGAGCTGCATGCCAATGATTTCGCTGGCAATGTCCTTCACCTTGTCGATGCCTTTGGCGAGCTTCACGCCGCCCCCTTTGCCGCGGCCACCGGCGTGGATTTGCGCCTTGATGACGTACCAGCTGGTGCCGGTGTCGGCGGTCAGCTTCTCGGCGGCGGCTACGGCCTCTTCGGGGGTGTCGGCGGTGATGCCTTCCTGCACGCGGACGCCGTACTTTTTCAGGATTTCTTTGCCCTGATATTCGTGAATGTTCATAAAAACGGGTAAGGGGTGGGTTGTGCCTTGCAGCCCTGCGGTTGCAGACGCGAAAGTACGGCGCCCGGATTTGATTGTCGCAACCAAATAACTAGCATTGTAGCGCGGACTCTGCGAGTCCGCGCATTCTCACGTCGGTAAATGGGCGGACTCGCAGAGTCCACGCTACACTATCACTGCCCATACCAGCGGGCCAGCACGGTTTCGGCGGGCTTGTGCTGGGGCGTGAAATCGGCGTGGCGGCGGGCCGGGCCGTCGGGCGCCAGGCCCGGGTACCACTTCCAGATAAACATGCCTTTCAGCCACGGCTGGCCCCAGGTGGCCCGGAACAGCGCCTCGTAGCAGCGGGCCTGGGTGGCCTCGTCGGGCGCCTCGGGCAGGGCCGTGTGCTCGGGCCACTCCCAGGGCTTAGCGGCAGCGTCGGGCGTGGTTTTGTAGCCCACTTCGGTGAACACAATGGGCTTCTTTACCTTTTTCTGCCAGGCGGCCAGCTCGCGCAGGTGGGGCTGCCAGCCGCGCACCAGCGTGTCGAGCGACGGACTGAAGGCGGTGCTCAGCGGGAAATAGGCCTGAATGCCCACGTAATCGAGCGCGTCCCAGAACCGGATTTGCTGGTACTCCACGGCCCAGTTGGCGGCGTAGGTGAGCGGGCCGTGGTACACTTTCCGAATGCGCTTGATAAGCCCGCGCCAGGCTTTTTCGTGGGCCGGCTCGGTGGCGTGCAGCAGCTCGGTACCAATGCACAGGCCGTCGAAATGCGCGCTTTCGGCCAGGGCGGCGTAGTGCAGGATGAAGGCCGAGTAATTGGCAAACCAGGCATCCCAATCGGCTTTATTGGTCATATTAATGTCGCCGGGCCAGGCGTTGCGGCCCCGCACCCACAGGTGCGGCTTGAGCAGCGTGCGGATGCCGTGCTGCCGCGCCAGCCGGGCCGTGTACGTCAGGCCGGCGTCGCTTTCGCCCCAGAGGCCGCGGCGGCCGGTGGGCCGCGCCGTGTTGGTGCGGATGCCGGGCTCAGTAGCGCCGGCCTGCCAGCCGAAGGGCATCTGGGCTATCCAGGTCACGTGGTCGCGCAGCAGCGGGGCCAGCTCTGCCTCTGTCACCGAGTCGCTGCCCACCCAGCTCACGCCGCGCAGGCGGCTGCTGTCATAGGGCGAGCCGGGGGCGGCGGGCAGCCGCAGCGCGCGGTCTAGGTCGGCGCCAAGCGCCTGGGCTGCCCCGGCATCTCTACGCTGGAACGCGGTGCGCTGCAGCCGCCAGCCGGCCACGCCCATTGCCAGCGCGGCAACCCACAGCCAGCGGCGAACCGAAAAAAAAGCGGACATCGGCAACGAAATCTGAGTCATCAACTGAAAGATAGCTGCGCCAAAGCGGCGGCGGCCCAGCAGGCCTGGCACGGCTGCCACCGGATTGTGCGTAGCTTTGTTGCTACTGCATTCCGTTCACGTCTATCGCTGGCTCCGTTGCTGCAAGCTATCAACATTCACAAGAGCTACAACGCTCTGAACGTCCTCAAGGGCATCGATTTGACGATTGAGAAGTCGGAAATCGTGAGCATCGTCGGTTCTTCGGGCGCGGGCAAGAGCACGCTGCTGCACATTCTGGGCACGCTTGACAATCCCGATTCGGGCGAGGTGCTGTTCGATGGCGAGTCGGTTAGCTCGCTGGGGCGCAACGATTTGGCCCGGTTCCGCAACCGGCATATCGGCTTCATTTTTCAGTTTCACAACCTGCTGCCCGAGTTTACGGCCCTCGAAAACGTGTGCCTGCCCGCCTACCTGGCCGGCCGCTCCGAAAAAGAAGTGCGCGTGCGGGCCCGCGAGCTCCTCGGCATGCTCAACCTGGAAGGCCGCGCCGAGCACAAGCCCAGCGAAATGAGCGGCGGCGAGCAGCAGCGCGTGTCAGTAGCCCGCGCCCTCATCAACTCGCCCGAAATCATTTTCGCCGACGAGCCCAGCGGCAACCTCGACACCAAAAACGCCCAGGAGCTGCACCAGATTTTCTTCCTGCTGCGCAAGGAGCTGGGCCAGACCTTCGTCATCGTGACGCACAACGAACAGCTGGCCGACATGGCCGACCGCAAGATTGTGATGCGCGACGGCCACATCCTGGAAGGCGGCTAAGACACTGTTCTCGCAAAAAGGAACGTCATGCTGAGCGTAGTCGAAGCATCTCTACCGCGCAACGTAACTACTTACTATTGCACGCGAGATGCTTCGACTACGCTCAGCATGACGTTCCTTTTTGTATTAAGCCCCGCTCCTGCTCACGGCGCGGCGGCAAACCACTTGTCGCCGGAGTCGTCGAGGTTGTGGCCTTCTACTTTGCCGCGGGTGGCGCCGTCGCCGGCGTAGTAGTAGAGCGGGCGGCCCTTGTACGTGAGCTGCTCGCGGGTGCTGGTGGTGGTGCCGTAGGGCCCGGTGGTGGTGCTGGGCTCGCGGGTGATGGTGCCGAAGTCACTGGCGCGCAGCGTGGAAGGCACGAGAGGCGCACTCTTGTACACGGCGGGCCAGATGGCGGCGCAGTTGCCAGTGCAGTTGGTGGCCTGCGTGGCGGGCGTGGCGCCGTTGTCTTTGGCAAAGAAGTAGAGCGTGCGGCCCAGGCCGTCGACGAGGTAGGTGCGGCTGGCCACTACGTGGGTGGTTTTGTCTTCCACGTTTTTGCTGGCCAGGGTCACGCCGTAGTTGGGGCTCACCACGTGCCAGATGCCGCCGATGCCGTTGCCGCCGGTGGTGCCGGGCGCCTCGCGGGTGTTGACGCCGCCCACGGCCGGGGCGTAGTAGTAGAGCGGCCAGCCTTTGTAGGTGGTCTGCGGGCGGCCGTCGGTGGTGGTTTTGGTGCTAAAATCGGCCGCGTTCAGCGCTCTGGGCACTTTGATGTCGGCCTGGTAATACACGGGCCACAGCGGCATGCAGGTGGCGCTGGTGCAGGCATTGGTGCCGTCCACGTCGCGGGCGAAGAAATAGAGCGTGTTGCCGTCGGCATCGGTGAGGTAGGTGCCCAGGGTGGCCGAGTTGGCCAGCTTCACGTTGGCCACGGCGTCTTGGTCGATTTCGGGCGTGGAGTCTTTTTTGCAGCCGGCCACGCCGGCGCCCAGCGAAGCCAACAGCGCAAGCCAGAAGGCCACGAGCCGGAAACGCCCCAGAAATGAGTGTGCTGAATGTGCCATGAATAGTGGTTGGTTTGGTGGTGAGTGAAAAATGCGACCCGGCAGTTTCGGGCGCAGCGGTTCCTGACCCGGCCGGCAGGCGGCGGGCAAAAGCAGACACAGCCAGCAGGCGGGCCGGCCAAGCAAAAAGGACATCGAGCAGCCAGCAGGTGAGCGGGCAGCCACCGTCGGCGCCGACGGGAAGCCGCCCGTTCACGGGCTAGCCAGCGCCCCGTTGCGCGGACCTGGGTGAGTCAGTCGCGCCGGGGCCAGGGGCTTTACCTCCTACTCGGAGGCAAGCAACAAATGGTTGGCTCAGCGCTAAAAAATGGTGCCTTCGGGCCCGGCGGAATTAGGCTGGCCGCCGCTCAGAGAATCTGCATTGAGCCGGAATTTTAGCAAAGCCGCTGATGTTTGGGAGCCGAGAAGCACATCCCAATCTAATTAGCCATAGATATTTTTCCTAATGTTGATAATCTGCTGATTTACACCAATAAAATTTACCAATATTTTTGGCTTTTTTGGCACGTTTCATTCTATCTTTGGGTTATACTCACGAACATCAGTTGGACACATTAACACACCGCACCGCCATGAACGAGGCCACCAAAACCACCAAGGACATTACCAAAAAAGTAAAAGTCGAGAGCTTTGACATCAGCCGCTCCGACGAAACGCTGGACTTGGCGAAGGACCTCGCCAAGTTCATCAAGGACAACAAGCTCACCACGAACGTGCAGGGCAAGGAGTTCGTGAATGTGGAAGGCTGGCAGTATGCCGGCTCGCGCCTGGGCATCGTGCCCATCGTGGAGCACGTCATCAACGTGAGCTCGCCCGAGGAAATGAAGTACCAGGCCAAGGTCACGCTGTTTGACCTGCGCCACAACGCCACCGTGGGCGCTGGCTTCGCCGTGTGCTCGAACAAGGAGAGCGGCAAGAAATTCTACCAGGAGTTTGCCATCATGAGCATGGCCCAGACCCGCGCCATCGGCAAAGCTTACCGCAACTGCCTGGCCTGGATAATCCGCGCTGCCGGCTACGAGCCCACGCCTGCTGAGGAAATGGATTACAACACCAACACGCAAGCCGCCGCTCCGGCCCCGGCTGCTGCCGTGGCCCAGGCCGTGCCTGCCATGCAGGTAGTGCCCGCCGAGGCACCCGCCGTAGCGGCCGAGCAAGCTGCGCCGGTGCAGTACGCCACGGCTTCGCAGAAAGAGGAAATCATCCGCCTGCTGAACCACCCGGTCATCACCCGCCCGGAGAAAACCAAGATGCTGCTCAACATCAATCGCCTCGACGAAGAGCGCGCCGTGCAGGCCATCGCCAAGCTGCGCAAAGCCATCGACGACCGCGAGAACGGCGAGAAGGCTGCCGCTTAATCAACATCGCTTCTATCTCTACCAGCCCGGTGCCGCAAGGTGCCGGGCTTTTTTGTGGCAAGGTTGGATTATGTGGTCGCAGTCACCCCATCCGTTCATCCCACCCACGCCAGCAGCCCCACCACCAGCAGGGCAACGGCCAGCACGCAGAGAATGATAGTGCGTAGCAACCGGTTGCCAGCCTGCTCTCGCGAGTTGATGCCGTTCCACGCCCGGTCCAGTTGGTGGTCGACTTGCCGCTTGACGAAGTACACCACGTTGGCTCTTTTCGCCTTTTCTTCCGTGCTGTTGAGGTCGTACAGGGATGTCTACCGGGGGCTGAATAAGTAAAGCCAAGGACCAAATTTAGCTGCCTTCATTCTCCTTCCATCAAAGGGCGCGCGTCTACCTTCGCCCTTTCTGATTAGTAGCAGACGCTTCAATTCGTCATCGCAATAG
This DNA window, taken from Hymenobacter sp. 5317J-9, encodes the following:
- a CDS encoding universal stress protein, which translates into the protein MDASLLILTDFFQAANKALDYATNLTGPLGARLVLLHVRRDSLLDPEAFTGGISNLSQDAIRLALNSVADSLPVPVVAEVGHGRVAFAVADAVSRHHPLLVVLGRPDYSDTPDELVQTTSLDLLRTAPYPMLVVPHGVSSTAPPRRVLLATDGGPFSLGEHAGTARHLLAALGADITVFHVVPETGPDELPPLVLDSVMRTGLMLDLPPAQCRTVVSEQAAAGILNAAQPADYDLVVLIARRRSFMGNLFHHSVTAQVMLESKLPVLVLPAE
- a CDS encoding Atu2307/SP_0267 family LLM class monooxygenase: MEVGIDSFASHLLQNGGTPLSGLEAMRLLLERIERADQVGLDVFGIGEHHRAEYLDSAPAVILAAAAARTQRIRLTSAVTVLSAADPVRVFQEYATLDLISQGRAEMVVGRGSSTEAFPLFGFSLNDYDELFAEKLDLLLAIRDTEKIRWQGQYRPALTGQGVYPRPAQAQLPIWLGVGGTPESFVRAGALGLPLMVAIIGGDTHRFRPLVDLYREAGRRAGHAPEQLKVGLHSLGYVAPTTEGAVADFVPGYLETFSKRARERGGSPLTRYHFDAQAGPLGALLVGNPEEVAAKILRHAEALGGISRVTFQMDVAVLPHEKILRATELLGTRVAPLLR
- a CDS encoding VOC family protein, giving the protein MSTNLLPYPAMPAERIGIHPPAELPAAIRLGTVHLTVASLDRSLAFYEGVLGFQRLRRTSAADGPYATAELGVAGRSDVLVALYEQPDARPVPRRGRLGIYHFALLLPTRADLGRFLRHAQALGVHVGSSDHRYSEATYLTDPDGFTIEVYRDRPRAEWWVSAQGEVQSALDPLDAAGVLQAAGDTPWQGLPAGTTMGHLHFYTGDLARAAAFYHEALGFDVMTWNLSGALFVAAGGYHHHLGLNVWAASSPAATAADARLLRWELWLPDAATRDAAAARLQAAGYPAEATPAGPLVTDPWGIRLLLRAEPAA
- a CDS encoding Crp/Fnr family transcriptional regulator, whose amino-acid sequence is MALPSALELLRAHLQARVPITTADFAVFERHVRPLALDKRQHLLVAGAVCTDLAFVTKGCLRSYSLNAQGQEHTLQFAPEDWWVSDLYSFLTQQPSTLNIDALEDSQVLLLAQADLETIYAECSLFERYMRLLMQSRYVALQERVNASLSQTAAEKYQHFVHQHPSIVQRVPQHVIASYLGITPESLSRVRRQL
- a CDS encoding Ohr family peroxiredoxin gives rise to the protein MKKNLYTADASAVGGRSGHVRSATGVIDLEMSVPEGLGGKNGATNPEELFAAGYASCFQQALLVTAQRNGDTLDKESTVTCSVTLFQEGEGYGLSAILDVDLKKFDEAKTIDMVRYAHKICPYSVGTRGNMEVELRVQGKPVPVQAEENAGVAGK
- the sucC gene encoding ADP-forming succinate--CoA ligase subunit beta, yielding MNIHEYQGKEILKKYGVRVQEGITADTPEEAVAAAEKLTADTGTSWYVIKAQIHAGGRGKGGGVKLAKGIDKVKDIASEIIGMQLVTKQTGAEGRKVHKVLVAQDVYYPGPSETKEYYMSVLLDRTLGKNVIIYTTEGGMDIEEVAEAHPEKIHREHVDPAVGLQGFQARKIAFNLGLEGEAQKEMVKFVTALYKAYDETDSSMFEINPVLKTSDNKILAVDAKVTLDENALYRHKDFLALRDLNEEDPLEVEASNNSLNYVKLDGNVGCMVNGAGLAMATMDIIKLSGGEPANFLDVGGGANAQTVEAGFRIILKDPNVKAILINIFGGIVRCDRVANGVVEAYKAIGDIRVPIIVRLQGTNAEEGARIIDESGLKVSSAVLLKDAAARVKEVLANA
- a CDS encoding ABC transporter ATP-binding protein — translated: MLQAINIHKSYNALNVLKGIDLTIEKSEIVSIVGSSGAGKSTLLHILGTLDNPDSGEVLFDGESVSSLGRNDLARFRNRHIGFIFQFHNLLPEFTALENVCLPAYLAGRSEKEVRVRARELLGMLNLEGRAEHKPSEMSGGEQQRVSVARALINSPEIIFADEPSGNLDTKNAQELHQIFFLLRKELGQTFVIVTHNEQLADMADRKIVMRDGHILEGG